The genome window GTACTAGCTAACTATGCTCGCTGAGTTTGCGAGAACACAAAATGTGGATATTTTATCCACAGAATGTGTatttagctatgtagctagctaccacACTGAGCTGTCAACCACCTCAGCACACATACACTAACTAGTTACGTTCCCTTCTGGCATTCCTCCGACCAGCTAGCGTAGCTAACATTACTTAGCTAGCTAGAATTTTCTACGTCGTCGTCAAAGCAATGAAGCCTTTTAACGCCTGCTTTTCAGGTATTTAAACCTTACAATTGGAAATGATTTAAGAACATTCATTTGAATAAGTGGTTTATACGGGTATATGTGACAAGCAGAAATGTATATCTAGTTTTAAATGAGAAGGAAATGGTTTGTTTACCTGGCTCTTCGGTTCCCGACTTTCCTTTTTGACGCATGAGTTGTTCGTCACCAGAAACGACGGGGGAGAGATAGGTCCTGCCAGGTTCATAACGTGTCAACTTTGGAAGCTGTATATGCAATTTGACACACTCCTGACGTACATACGTGTTATATTGTAATGCATTGTTCTTGCTCTGGCGAGTGTTGGCTATCATTTCCTGAAAATGGCAGTGGTATACTCAAACAACCTTTATGGCACAATGTCCTCCAAAGCCAAGGGCATGCTTTTGCTGCAGGGACAAAATTTAGACAATGTATCTTATGTGTTTCACAAAGCATGGCTTTTCAGAAAGACCTAGTTTACACAGGGATAGTTTGCAATAAAAATCTATGTTTATCTGACATTTTTATACTAAAAGTAAAGTTCATATTCCACCACATCTGTTGTGTCGTCATCAATCCTCTCTTTGGAAGGAGTATGTGTGCAGCATGTCAACTTTGGCACAAAACTCCACAACAACCAGCCGAGGTGTTCCCTTGAATTATGtaaatttatttattattatcagCACATAAAATGTACACTTAGCGAATGTGCTTGGGTTGATATAAGGTCCCACTTTAGTACaaacttttattttttaaaggcaACATGCATCATTAACCTTGACACAACAAAGATAAAGAAAGCCTTATTCAACTGTTTGAGTATGGTGATACAAAAAAAAACCTAGAGGTCATCTGAGGTTACAGTTTGCACAACTATTATATTAAAGGAGCCATTGTCAACAGGTCAACGCCAGGGTATCTATTATGTTTACTGTGTAAATGTTCATTTCTTCTTCTCATCGTCTTTGTCTTTCTTGCTGTCAGGTTTGGATCCTGTCTGTGAGGCCAGCGAGCCCATGGCATTCCGGATGGCCTCGTTGTTGGGGTCGACACCCGGTAGGTTCTCCAGGACGCTTTGGAGGAACTCTGGGTCCTGCATCACATCATAGTCCTCCTCATCCtgcagagagagattaacatacGCTAGAAAAACAAGAGCATTTGAGCATGTGTAACAGGCGGGATATGTTCGCTACACATGTACACTTTCATCTCAGTGGTGTGAGAGAGTTGGCCGTACCTTAGCACCCTCTGAGTCTACAGGGGCTCCTGTGTCCATGTCCATTGACTCTGCACCAAACTCTGCTGGGTAGGATAGGACAGATGTTACAGACTGACTGTGCATGTTATAACTGGTTATAACAGGTGTATGTCACTGACCTCCACCCTGCATGGACATCTGTAGGGCGTAGGCAATCTGCTCGTCCTCTGTCATGCGGCTGAAGTCGGGCATAGCGGGCGTGGCCGTGTCAGCCTGGGGGACTGACATCTTCAGCAGAGCTTCGTCTGACTCTAGAATAGGAGGTGGTTAACAGTTTAGCCCCCCATATGCAGTGCCTCCCTCCAGGGAAGATCCAagtacagagaggggagagagataatggTGCATGGGCATTGATTGGTTGCCAGTTATAGATGAGTGATTAGTTTGTAGGTGGAGGGTTATAGTTGTGTGTACAGGGTGTAGATGGAGAGTTGTGTATTTGTCTCACCGTCAGCGGTAGGCGAGGGAACCCCGGCCTCAGTAGCAGACACCACTGCTGCCCTGCGAGTCTCATcctcctgcctctgtctctgctcctCCATAGACACCCTCAGAGCCTGGAGAAGGCACAGAGTGCAGAAAAAGATCAAAGGGGGAAGATTGTAGAATACGATAATAATCATCCAAAAAAGAGGcaatgagagtgagaaagaacTAGAAAGTGTAAAAACAAGAGTGAGAGGATGATCAACCCATCTAGTCCTCCCCCTCTCACCAGTGCCAGCTCTGGGTCTGCACTAGGGTCCACTCCAAACTCAAAGTCACTGGACCCCAGGCCCAGCATGGCTCCTCCCTCCCCAGCAAGGATAGGAGAGGACAGCAGGGCATCAGCCAGACTGGGGCCTGGAGGCACTGTCACAAGGTGGGACcctgctccttccttcccattCAGAGTGTTGATGAAGGCCGTCAGCTTTTCTGTGTTCACCTCCTGGAGACCAAAAGGAGGTTATATAAGGGAGACAGTGATGGCTATAAAGAAATAATGAGACCAGATAAATATTAGGTAAGATATTTGGTACCTCCTCTCCAAAGTTAATGATGTCCACACTGACTTTCTCTTTCTTTAGACGCTTTGCCATTTTCACCAGCTAGAGAGAATGTGACAGGAAATGATGTCAGAGGGGACATGCATGCAGCTATCAACACACTGCATTGATAGAACACTCACATCCTTCTCGTTGTCCTCCACTGGGCTGCCCACAAAGGCAATTATACGCATCTTGTGGTTCTTCCCCTGTCTGTGCTTCAGAgccaactgggagaggagaggacacagggTTCAGTGTCGTGACGTACAATAAGCTGAAGTGTATTGTTGTGTAGTATACATACATGTGCCACTCTGATGCCTGTGCAGAAGCTGATGTTTCCACGGGGCTGGACAGCGTGCAGTTTAGACAGTATCCTCCCCGCGTCTGCAGTCAAGGTGGTCAGCACCTCACAGTTACTGCGCAGAGAACAATAGTTACTAAACATTTCTTACACTCGATCACTAAAAATAATCACAAGCATCCTGTAATATCTAAATGATGaatgtttacattttttgttgCGACCCTAGGACAACCACAAAGACATCTCACACACAGCTCCTTACTTGGCCATGGTGATGAGGCCCACATTGTTCTCAGGGTTGCTGCGCGTCTTGGAGTGGCACACAATGTTGACAGCATCTTGCTGGGCCTGAAGTCTGGTGGGGAGGAAGTCTCCATTCCTCATATACTCACTGTTGTCCACACTGAGGCGCACGGacaacacagtacatacatacGTTACACAGTGTAGCATGTAGGCCAGGGaggggcaactccagtcctcaggggccAGAGTTGTGTCACACCTTTCCCCCCCATCCCTACAGCTGATTTagagatcatgattagttgattattggagtcagacGTGTTAGCTGgagcaaaagtgtgacaccaactAGGCTCCCGAGGACTGGACTTGCCCATCCCCGATAAAGGCCCACtagagcagggtttcccaaacttggtcctggggcCCCTCCTTGGGTGCACATTTAGTTTTTTGCcccaacactacacagctgattcaaaccACCAAAGCTTGATGAgttcatttgaatcagctgtgtagtgctaggacgGAAAAAAAACGTGCACCAGggctgagtttgggaaaccctgtatTAGAGCACAGTGACAGGGTGGCTGGTATTATATCTATATTTAGAACAGGGTTGCATAAATTAGTTAATGCTGCCATTTCTACGTTTTTGGGCTCACCGACCAAATTCAGATAGAAATGCGAGTTatatgtcattctcattgaaagaaaGTATTTTAcgtttggttttgtacaccagcttcaaaacagctgaaaatacaatatgtggttatggaaaatatatttcgcagtggtttagatggtacagtgATGCTCTACACTATACTTACTTTTGTCACAAACAAAGTataactattagaattttagcaaccaagaAATGGCGGAGCCATTTCTGCAACGTGCATCTAAGTGTGCCCTATAACTGGCAACAGTAATAACATTCTGCCAACCGTTTTCCCCAACCAGGACTCTCCATTTTACCCCCTTCTCCCATACTACTGCTAATCCCTAGACAGATTGATGGTAGGGGACATATTCAAGTGCCTAGCTAGCGAATGTTGTCGATGTTGACATAGGAAGCTTTTATCCAGAACAGCTTACAGTAGGCAGAAACAAAGACTGGGGTGATCGTTTACCGAACCTTGTTTAAAACTACTGCCTTGTTCACCAAATAACAAAGaatactagctagctaacgataAGTTTCGGGGTGAAATACTTGCTACAAAATCCATCACGACCTTACTTGAAACAACTTCTCGGAGTACATCTTGCTAACCAAGCTACTCTAAAATTCTCAGAAATATTTTATTGCAATCATAACCGTTGCATGTCATAGCGAAGCTAGCATTAGCAAGCCAAAAATGACTCAGGAAAATGGCTAGGATTGCTGGCCTGACGTGTTTACATAACTAATTTTAACGGCAATTTCATGATAAAAAAAAATACCCACGTTCACATTAAACTAAACAAACTCTTCCTCTTACTTAGTTTAAAGAATAAAACATGacaattattttttttctttCCCTTACCAGACCATAGTACTTTCGAGTCCCATCTTGGAATCCTTTTGTTGCTACGTCACCAGAACTGATGGTCGATGGGAAATGCAGCTCGGCCCAAAAATACCTGCGCATATATTTGTTGACGATTTACAcgtacaccacaggaggttggtggcaccttactTGGGGAGGACGGGCTGATGGGAATGGCTGGAGCataattagtggaatggtatcaaatacatcaagccATGTAGTAATTCAGTAATTAGTGTAAATAACTCATTGTGGAACCAATACCACCCTCTGTGCCCTTCCTTCCCAGCCATTATGAGCAGCCTCCACTAACATACATTATGGACCAAGTGAGACTGTAATCCACATTTTGGTTTGGTTTACTGAGCAGGGAAGCTGAGCAGGGTTATCAGGGTCAAAACATTCAAGAGCACAACTTTTGAGGGCCATGGTTGGAAATAGCATTAACAAGGAATACATTGAGCTTTTTACAAAGAGTATGGGTTAGGGAGGAAAAGTAGTGAACGCAAGAACACCTAATATTACATTTTTGGGGCCCTGCTTAAGGCCTTCTTTGCCTCTCCTGCAAACAAAAACCTAAGATAATATACTGTAAAATGCCATGTCGAGGACAGAGACTCCCCCGCTCACAAATTAAGTGATGTGAGTTTGTGGATCTACTGTAATGTAGACATACCCTTCCCTTCCATTACCTAAACAGTTGTATCATGTTCAGGAATAAGGACAAGAACCAACATTTAGAAAATAAGTTTATTCTAAAATCAGAGCCAATATGAAAAACATTACACCACTGAAAGATGGTAGAAGGAACAGGCAGCATGAGAAGGCATTTCCGtgactactatatacatatacaaattTTATACAGGCAGAGTAAAAATAGAGCAATTGAAGCATAGACGGTAACCAGCAACATTGGCTCGGAGGCTGTGTGAAATATTCAACGTAGAAAAGCATGGGACATCCTTGCCCCAGAACAATGGAGAATATATCAGTATCAAAATCAAACATGAAATATAAAAATTGTCAAATAATCCCCTCCCATATGCAATACACTACTTAAGTCGCTGACATTTCCTGTCAGAAGAATACATTATTATACGTACAATCATCTAAGGTACATGTACAACTTATGAATCATTTCAGGCTACAAGGTCATAATACAAATACAATAAATACGATTCTTGAAACTTTAAGATGGCAGACTTGTTCATATTGCATTAGTTTATAtgttctgtagtgtctgtgttgcAAGTGTACCGCCCTTTGAGCACCAAAGGGTGAGGTGTCTGTTGTGCTGTGGTCCAGACAAGTCACCAGACACTGCAACGGGTTTAATCCAGCATCTACACAGAAGCACACAGGCTTTAAAACAACATTGTTCTGACTGTCAGATGTTAGTTTGTAAAGTTAAGCATACACTAAAAGTCATGATCGGTGTTCATGGAGTCAAATCCAGACCCTGTTGTCACACTAAGGCCCTTGTTATAATAAGACACAATACCATCTATTGAAAATGTGATTCAAAACTTGGGAACATGGGGCTTGGAGAGTTCTTTGGTGGACAACTGTTCTCAAACAAAAAGCACAAGACTGAACTGAGCTCTTTGAAATGATGGGAAAGCTGAGCAGGGTTCAGGGTCAAAGGTCAAAACATTCAAAAGAGCACAACTTTTAATTGAGGGCCATGTTTGGAAATTATTTAACCAGGAATACCATATGAGCTTTTTACAAAGAGGGTGGGTTCGCCAGGAAAAGTAGACAAGAACTTGAAATGAATCAAACC of Oncorhynchus gorbuscha isolate QuinsamMale2020 ecotype Even-year linkage group LG15, OgorEven_v1.0, whole genome shotgun sequence contains these proteins:
- the LOC123996523 gene encoding 26S proteasome non-ATPase regulatory subunit 4-like isoform X1, encoding MGLESTMVCVDNSEYMRNGDFLPTRLQAQQDAVNIVCHSKTRSNPENNVGLITMANNCEVLTTLTADAGRILSKLHAVQPRGNISFCTGIRVAHLALKHRQGKNHKMRIIAFVGSPVEDNEKDLVKMAKRLKKEKVSVDIINFGEEEVNTEKLTAFINTLNGKEGAGSHLVTVPPGPSLADALLSSPILAGEGGAMLGLGSSDFEFGVDPSADPELALALRVSMEEQRQRQEDETRRAAVVSATEAGVPSPTADESDEALLKMSVPQADTATPAMPDFSRMTEDEQIAYALQMSMQGGAEFGAESMDMDTGAPVDSEGAKDEEDYDVMQDPEFLQSVLENLPGVDPNNEAIRNAMGSLASQTGSKPDSKKDKDDEKKK
- the LOC123996523 gene encoding 26S proteasome non-ATPase regulatory subunit 4-like isoform X2, with the protein product MGLESTMVCVDNSEYMRNGDFLPTRLQAQQDAVNIVCHSKTRSNPENNVGLITMANNCEVLTTLTADAGRILSKLHAVQPRGNISFCTGIRVAHLALKHRQGKNHKMRIIAFVGSPVEDNEKDLVKMAKRLKKEKVSVDIINFGEEEVNTEKLTAFINTLNGKEGAGSHLVTVPPGPSLADALLSSPILAGEGGAMLGLGSSDFEFGVDPSADPELALALRVSMEEQRQRQEDETRRAAVVSATEAGVPSPTADESDEALLKMSVPQADTATPAMPDFSRMTEDEQIAYALQMSMQGGEFGAESMDMDTGAPVDSEGAKDEEDYDVMQDPEFLQSVLENLPGVDPNNEAIRNAMGSLASQTGSKPDSKKDKDDEKKK